CACGCAGGGCTGCGCGATCACGTAAGTCATGACGCGCTACACACCGGTGTAAACGGTCTTGCCCCAGGTGAAGAAGTCCAGTGCGGACTTGCCCTGCTCGCGGAAGGTGTTCGTGGAGGAGTCCTTCACGCCACCGAACGGCACGTTCAAGTCCAGGCCAGCCGTGGGGCGGTTGACCTTGATCACGCCTGCCTGCGCCCGCGCGGCGAAGTCCGTGGCGAGGGCCAGGGAGTCGGTGCAGATGCCTGCGGTGAGGCCGTACCGGGAGTCGTTGATCGCGGCGAGTCCGGCCTCGTAATCGGGGACCTCCAGGACCGCGACCACCGGACCGAAGATTTCCTCCGTCACGGCAGCGTCGTCACGGGGAATGTCGGTGAGCACTGCGGCCGGGAAGAGCAGCGCGCCGGAGGGGTCGCCGTCGTACTCTCCGTGGAGGAGGGTCGCTCCGCGTTCGACGGCGGTGCGCACCGCGGCCTGGTCCTGTTCGAACTGCTGGCTGCTCACCACAGCGCCCATCTTGGCGCCGTCGAGCCCGTCACCGGCGGTGTAGCCCGCGGCCTCTACAACAAGGGCTTCGAGGAACGCGTCCCGGACGCCCGGCGTGACGTAGACGCGCGACGTTGCAGTGCACGCCTGGCCCGTGAGTCCGAACGCGCCGGCTGCGACTACCGCGGCGGCCTTCCGCGGATCGGCGTCGTCGAGCACCAGGACGCCGTTCTTGCCGCCCATTTCGAGCTGGACGCGGGCGCGGCGGGCATTCAGGATTTCCTGGAGTCCGAGCCCCACTTTGGTGGATCCGGTGAAGGACAGCCCTGCGATGCGGGGATCGCGTGCCAAAGCGTCTCCGACTACGCGGCCCTTGCCGTGGATGACGTTGAATACTCCGGCGGGCAGCCCGGCGTCCTGCAGGGCGCGGGCAAGGTGCGTCGCCGAGAGCGGGGTGAGTTCTGCAGGCTTGATGACCACGGCGTTGCCGCTAATGAGGGCGGGGGCGGCCTTCCATGCCGGGATCGCGATGGGGAAGTTCCAAGGGGTGATGAGCCCGACGACGCCGAGCGGCTCGCGCCGGGTGGTGATCGTGGTGTCCGGGAGGCCACTGGGAAGCACTTCGCCGGTGGCGGCCCAGCCGAGGGAGCCGAAGAAGCGCAGCACGTCCGAGGCGCGCTTGACCTCTCCCTTGGCTTCAGTGAGGGTTTTGCCTTCCTCGCGGACGAGGTCCTCGGCGATCGCGCTTTGGCGCTCAAGGAGCAGGTTGCCTGCGGCCATGAGGATGGCGCCGCGGGCGGGGGCGGGCAACGCTGCCCACGCCGGCTGGGCGGCGGCAGCGGCTGTGATGGCCGCGTCGACGTCGTCGGCGGTGCCTCGCGGGGAGAGGGCGGCGAGTTCGTCCGGGCGGGCCGGGTTGATTCGCTGGATTTCGGGCTCTCCGGTCCATTCGCCGTTGATCAGGTGCTGCGCTGCGGCAACCTCTTTGCGGGCGGACGTTGCGGATTCGGTGGCGGTGGAAGTCATGGTAATCCTTTGGCCTAGCGGTTGGGATGGGGCATGAGTGCTGTCCGGGAGGAGAGCGGGGCCTAGAGGCTCCGGATCAAGCCTCCGTCGCAGCGAAGCGCGACGCCGGTGATGTAGGATGCGGGGGCGCTGCAGAGGAACGCTCCGGCGGCGCCGAACTCCTGCGGTTCGCCGTAGCGTCGGGCAGGGATGGTCTTGCGCGATTCGAGTTGGATTTCCTCTGGGGTGGTGCCGCGGCGTTTGGCCGCCGCCCGGTCCAGTTCGGCAACGCGATCGGTGGCGATACGTCCGGGCAAGATCATGTTGACCGTGACGGCGTCGAGGGCCACTTCCGCGGCAAGGGTCTTGAGGTAACCGGCCAACGCTGCACGGCCCGTGTTGGAGACGGCAAGGTTGGGCAGGGGTGCCACGACGCCGCTGGATCCGATGGCCAGGATCCGTCCCCAGCGCCGCTCCCGCATCCCCGGAAGGATCTTCGAGACAAGGGCGTGGTGCGGCTTCACGAGCAACTCGAACGCAGCGGCGATGTCGTCGGCGCCAAGGCTCGCTGCCGCCCCGGGCTTGGGACCTGGGCCGTTGAGGACGAGGATGTCGATAGGGCCGAGCAGTTCCACGGCGCGTTCGACGGCGGCGGTCACTCCGTCCGGGGTGCTCAGGTCCGCTTCGACCGCCACGGCGCTGTGGCCGTCAGCCTGCAGTTCCGCCGCGATCTTCTCGGCCAGCTCGCCGCGGCGGCCGGTGATGGCAACACGGACGCCTTCGGCCGCGAGGCCGCGGGCGACGGCCAGTCCCAGCCCGCCTGTGGAGGCGGCGACGAAGGCGGTTTTTCCACTGATTCCGAAGTCCATCAGAGCCTTCCTGCTGTGTGGGCGGTGAGGGTAAGTGAAAGATCCAAAGCGCGGGCTGCTTCAGCCAGATGCGTCAGCATTCCGTTCCGGAGGACCTCCGGGAAGGGAGCCGCGGGCGGGCGGACACCGGAATCCTTGATGAGGCCCCGCTCACGGAAACACTCTTTCCGGACCGCCAGGGCGATCCGTGCCTGCTGCTCGAAGTTGATGAGCGGCAGGTAGGGGAGCAGCGCGTCCCGGGCGGCGTCGTAGCCGCCCGATTGCCAGGCGCGGACGCAGGCCACGAGGGCTTCCGGGTAGGAGAACCCCGTCATGGCGCCGGCTGCGCCGGCCACCAGTTCATCCAGCAGCCCCTGGCCGCCCAGCCCGCCGAACACGGAGACCTCGACGGCGGCCGCCAGTTGGGCGA
This genomic interval from Arthrobacter sp. FW306-2-2C-D06B contains the following:
- a CDS encoding aldehyde dehydrogenase family protein, with product MTSTATESATSARKEVAAAQHLINGEWTGEPEIQRINPARPDELAALSPRGTADDVDAAITAAAAAQPAWAALPAPARGAILMAAGNLLLERQSAIAEDLVREEGKTLTEAKGEVKRASDVLRFFGSLGWAATGEVLPSGLPDTTITTRREPLGVVGLITPWNFPIAIPAWKAAPALISGNAVVIKPAELTPLSATHLARALQDAGLPAGVFNVIHGKGRVVGDALARDPRIAGLSFTGSTKVGLGLQEILNARRARVQLEMGGKNGVLVLDDADPRKAAAVVAAGAFGLTGQACTATSRVYVTPGVRDAFLEALVVEAAGYTAGDGLDGAKMGAVVSSQQFEQDQAAVRTAVERGATLLHGEYDGDPSGALLFPAAVLTDIPRDDAAVTEEIFGPVVAVLEVPDYEAGLAAINDSRYGLTAGICTDSLALATDFAARAQAGVIKVNRPTAGLDLNVPFGGVKDSSTNTFREQGKSALDFFTWGKTVYTGV
- a CDS encoding SDR family oxidoreductase, whose product is MDFGISGKTAFVAASTGGLGLAVARGLAAEGVRVAITGRRGELAEKIAAELQADGHSAVAVEADLSTPDGVTAAVERAVELLGPIDILVLNGPGPKPGAAASLGADDIAAAFELLVKPHHALVSKILPGMRERRWGRILAIGSSGVVAPLPNLAVSNTGRAALAGYLKTLAAEVALDAVTVNMILPGRIATDRVAELDRAAAKRRGTTPEEIQLESRKTIPARRYGEPQEFGAAGAFLCSAPASYITGVALRCDGGLIRSL